Below is a genomic region from Fusarium oxysporum Fo47 chromosome VIII, complete sequence.
AGCCGATTATGAGATAATTTTCTTTTCGAAGAGGGCGGAGAGTCTCGCCGACGCGCATGTGGTAGTGAGGATCGAAGCGCGCGTTCATGGAGATGAGTGTTGTTGGTGGGCAGCTGTTGGGAAACATgcggatgaggatgagatatGTATCGTGGATCCAATCGAAATCGGTATTTCCGGAAACGTTGAAGCCGGCGTCTTTGAGGAGGGAGATGCATCGTTCCCCGGTCTCGAGATCGGGGTTGAGTTCGTAGTCGACGTATTTTGATGGGTGGACGTATGCGACGGGTGATTTGCCTGGTTTGGGGTTCATGGCGACTTGCATGCGATCGCCTTCAGCATCCCAATGAGCGCCCTATCAATGCCAATTAGTCAATTGACTACTGTCGGAGTAGGTGGATGACATACCATCATGATAACACCCTTAATATTGTTGGCCAAGGCTTGGTCACCAGCCTTCTTCCAGTAATCGGCAGCCTCGGAGTCTTCTCCCAGCATCATGGTCGAGCCATGGGAGAAGAAGTGAACTGGTGATAGATTGGCTTTCATGATGTCAGTAATTTTGTCTAGAACCGATCAAAAGAACATACCCATTCTGGGACAAGTGTCAGTTatctatatattttattGAAGCTGTCATAAATTAATTGCCGAGATTACAAGTATAGGGTGATTAAATCTCCATCGGGATGTGGAGGAGTTCCCTACCCCCCAATTTTCGTATCCCCCTCAAATCACGACCCTTCCAATACAACACCAAACCATCCCGGATCTAGCATCGCTTCCCCCGAACGTAGCCGCCCCCGCAAAATGAAACCTTAGATTCCCCCCGCGGATTCTTTGTCATGTCCGAGCCGAAGGGAAAAAACAACACGATTCCCCCCTGCTCCTCACgctctctctcttcctcctccacgTCCCGATTGCCCAGCTCGCTCTCCACTTGCACGACGAGTCTCACTCTCTCACTATGTCGACGACTCAACCTGGCATGTTCCAGTGCGGTTCATGCAAGAAGAATTATAAGCGTCTTGATCATCTAGCGCGTCACGTGCGATCCCGTATGTTTGCATCTTCCATCATTGACTTGACTCATTGTTGCTTACTTGTGCTAGATACACAGACCAAACCCTACAAGTGCCATGTTTGTCCAAAGGCCTTTACAAGACCGTTAGTCTAACGCCGCGTGTTACCGTGCCTTCGCTTACTAACTGTGCTGTGTGAAGCGACCTTCTGAAGAGACATGTTGCTGGTCATGGCTCGCAGGCTGGGGATAGTTCTGTAGCTGAACAACCGCGTTACATGCCAGGTAGAGTCGGTAAGGCTTGCAAGGCATGTTCTACCAATCACCTACGTTGCAGTGATGAGAAACCCTGTCGTCGATGTCAAGAGAAAGGTATTGAGTGCAAGTGGAACGACTCCATGGAGCTGGACTCGGACTTTCAGTCtgaggagcagcagcaggatGAGGCTATCTTCTCCCAAGATGATGGCTCATCGTCCATGGCTGCGTTCCCTGATCATAATAGTATTGGGTCAACGTCGGCGTCGTCTGTCATGGAGCAGCCCTCACTGGACATGCTCACGCCGCAAACATCACATAGCCTCTTCCAGAATCTTGGTAAGTCTCCAAGGCACCGCATCCAAGTATGAGGCTTACGGTGGCTAGACCCCTCTATGAACGCCAACATTGatcccctcttcttccctctcccCGATCTCAACCTTCTATCAGGAGGATGGGCTAATCCCAGCGCCAACGATGTCGACATGTACACATATAATGAACTCGATGACATTGACCTCCGGTTCCTCGACTCATACAACACAAGCATCCCTTTCGAAGTCAGAAGTATACAGCCTACACCTCGAGGGGCTCAAACACCACGCGCCGCATCGCATACCGACCCCGGTGAACCCGCTGCGATGTGTACTGAGGCCTTTCAGAACTCTCACTGGAAGTTTCGACCTAACGCCAAAGACCATGCTGGCGCTGAGGAGCATAACCTCTCCCTTCCCGCTACAGACTCTGCTTACCCTTCGCCTGAGTCCGGTGTCGCCTTGGATTCAAACACAAGAGTCACTTCCGCCAAGCTAGAAGGGCCAGCTCGCGACAGGATACTCATGATGGTCGTCAATAGTTGTCGTTCGGATCACTTGTCAAAAGCTGTGGCGTCCTTTCCCTCTGCTGAGCTGTTGGACACATTACTTCAGTACTACCTCACCTCTCCTGTCACGCATGCCACATCATTCATCCACGCCGCCTCTTTTAACCCCAACCAGAAGAGACCGGAGCTAGTCGCTGCCATGGCGGCGTGTGGAGCCGTCTTGACTTCTGATCCTGCCTTGTCAAAGCTTGGCTATGCTATACAAGAGTGCTTGAGGATAGCTGTCGCAAAACATGTAAGTCCGTTTAAACCTCAATGCAAGCTGCAGACTGACCTATGGCTAGTGGGAACAAGATAACACTCTCGTCCGTGATCTTCAGCTCACCCAAGCCTTCGTCATCACCCTCGAGATGGGTATATGGAGCGGTCTTCCCCGCAAAGTCGAGATCGcagagagcttcttcaaccccGTACTGACCATGATGCGCCGCGATGGAAAGTTCAAGCGATCAGTGTACTCCCAGAGCAAGACCATGCAATCTCCAGGTCTAGTCTCTCGGGAAGACTGGCTTCAATGGGTAGAGGATGAGTCCTTCAAGAGGCTTGCTTTCAGGATGTTATCTCATGATGCCAACACTTCCACCGCGCTGCTGGTTAGCCCTTCAGTGTCGTATGCCGAGGTCCTTCTGCCTTTCCCAGAACACGCGGACTTGTGGAGTGCTGCGTCGCCGGAACAGTGGAACTCGCTCAAGGCTTCGCGCCAACAAAGTGAACCGCTTTTTGTTGCAGATGTCATCGATGACCCTGATATTCTCAACAACCATACTGACTCTGTTGACTCATATGTCGCGATTCTGGCGGTCCTCTCTTGTACATGGACTATGTGCTGGGAATATCTCCAGCTCTCATCCCTCCAACGTTCACGACCCCGACGCTGGAATACTCTAGTCACAGAGATGCGGAAAGACGAACTACTCAAGCTGCTTGGACACCTGAAACTCAGTCTATCCGTCGACTCTTCGGCAGACCCCGAGATCCAAATGCGCCTGGAACTCGcccttctccatctccagATGCCTTTCGAAGACATCCAGATATTTGCAGGCATGGAAGGTCCCGAACGAGCACGCGCAGTCTATCCCACCGTCCGCGACTGGGTAAAAGGCGAAGCAGCCCGCCATACAATCTTCCACGCTGCTCAAATAATGCACATCGCCAAACACTCACCCCGCGGTTCAATGCGCGGCCCGATGGCCATAATCCTGTACCACGCGAGTCTCGCATTCTGGGTGTATGGTCTATTATCCGACCAGTCCAGCCTCTCCCGAGCACTTGGTCAGAATGTTTACTTAGACGAAGCAGATAGTATAGCGTTGCAAAGATTCAAAGGTTTTGGGCAAGGTCAGCCTTGTATACGGTGGAGAACGGAGATTcagggggagggggaggtTGTGATTAGTGTTTCGCTTTCTCAGCCTGATAAGGTCATGGAGGCGGTTATGGGGATTGTGAGGAGTAATTTTGCGGGGATGCCGGTGCCGCATCTTACAGAGAAGTTGGTGCAGCTTATGGCGGAGTTGGAGAACTCGGCAAAGAGGAAGTTGGATGCTTGATACCCGGGTCTGATGGTTAATATGTATTAATATCGTGTCTGAAGGCCAGGACGGATAATGCTACGCAGATGCTGCCTTTCTCCTCTTACTTGACATGATGTCTTTGAAGTGCTGGAGTGCAAGGTAGTAGACCTTCAGATTGAATTTGTTGGTAGAAACTTGTGAGAACATTACTTGTTTGACTGAAATGGGGTCCAATAGTAC
It encodes:
- a CDS encoding Extradiol ring-cleavage dioxygenase, class III enzyme, subunit B; its protein translation is MVHFFSHGSTMMLGEDSEAADYWKKAGDQALANNIKGVIMMGAHWDAEGDRMQVAMNPKPGKSPVAYVHPSKYVDYELNPDLETGERCISLLKDAGFNVSGNTDFDWIHDTYLILIRMFPNSCPPTTLISMNARFDPHYHMRVGETLRPLRKENYLIIGSGGAVHNLYRNIWAPILYYSDNFAQEKPPEAWALEFRQAVEDVIKNNSGPRLRRAMTRLMKHPLYRDAHATDDHFMSALFVAGAIGDEEDEGVYGELKAETWELTNMCNSQFTFGSWPRTLATAAA